A genome region from Mycolicibacterium litorale includes the following:
- a CDS encoding class I SAM-dependent methyltransferase: MAATDLFARRATLTRSIRLLSEFRYEQSDPARFYGALADDTAAMVADLWQGATGLSPNGRTVLDVGGGPGYFAAAFARHGMDYLGVEPDPREMHAGPAVTDHTGRYVRASGTALPFADGSVDVCLSSNVAEHVPHPWRLGAEMLRVTRPGGLAVLSYTVWLGPFGGHEMGLTHYLGGARAAERYTRKHGHRPKNDYGSSLFAVSTHDGLEWAKSTGALIAAFPRYHPRWAWWTTRLPGVREVAVSNLVLVLQR, encoded by the coding sequence GTGGCTGCCACCGACCTGTTCGCCCGACGGGCGACGCTGACGCGGTCGATCCGGTTGCTCAGCGAGTTCCGCTACGAGCAGTCCGATCCGGCCCGCTTCTACGGGGCGCTCGCCGACGACACCGCGGCGATGGTCGCCGACCTGTGGCAGGGGGCGACGGGACTCTCCCCGAACGGGCGCACGGTGCTCGACGTCGGCGGCGGCCCGGGGTACTTCGCCGCCGCGTTCGCCCGGCACGGCATGGACTACCTCGGCGTCGAACCGGACCCGCGGGAGATGCATGCCGGGCCCGCCGTCACCGACCACACCGGTCGCTACGTCCGCGCCTCCGGAACCGCGTTGCCATTCGCAGATGGCAGCGTCGACGTCTGCCTGTCCTCCAACGTGGCCGAACACGTGCCGCACCCGTGGCGGCTCGGCGCCGAGATGCTGCGCGTCACGCGCCCCGGCGGTCTCGCGGTGCTGTCCTACACCGTCTGGTTGGGCCCGTTCGGCGGGCACGAGATGGGGCTGACGCATTACCTGGGCGGGGCCAGGGCCGCCGAGCGCTACACCCGCAAGCACGGTCACCGACCCAAGAACGACTACGGTTCGTCGCTCTTCGCGGTGTCTACGCACGACGGGCTCGAGTGGGCGAAGAGCACCGGCGCGCTGATCGCCGCATTCCCCCGCTACCACCCGCGATGGGCGTGGTGGACGACGCGGCTGCCCGGCGTGCGGGAGGTCGCGGTGAGCAACCTCGTCCTGGTCCTCCAACGCTGA